Genomic DNA from Fusarium keratoplasticum isolate Fu6.1 chromosome 2, whole genome shotgun sequence:
CAGACTCGCCGGTGGTCTGAGACTCGTCGCACTTGACATTGAAACCTTCAATGAGAATTCCGTCAACCGGTACCAAGTCACCGGGCTCAAGGTGAACAACGTCGCCGACCAACAAATCAAAAACCGATAGCTCAATAGTCTTTCCTGAGCGAACCACCTTGACGACGCGgtcctgcttcttcttgttcaactTTGTAAACTGTCGCTCCTTTTGGTAGTCGTTGAGTGATCCAACGATAAcaacgatggcgatggcgacgatAATCGCAACACCTTCGATCCATTCGACCTTGGGCTCACCCGGCTTATGAGCACCACCAAAAGTCTGATACAGGCCAACTGCCAGACTGATAACCGCGGCGATGGAAAGCAGGATCAGGACCTTGTCGTTATAGGTGATCCACATGAGCTCTAGCAAgctctttcccttcttctcaggAAGTCGGTTATCCTTGAAGACGCGTAACCGGTCTGAAAAGCCTTCTCCTGATGAAGAGGCGTGGTGTGTAATGTGCTTTTTTGATGTCGCGTCCTCGAACGATACTTGGCCATCAAGACCCTTTTCGTCCACGCTCAATCCAGCCTTGCGGTCAGTCCGTAAACCCTTCTCCAGGCCATCCATGCCACCCAACTTATAAAAGGCCGATAGACTTTTGGGGTTAAACATTTTGTTAAGCTGGCCAGGTGTAAAGGCAAATGGGTTGTTTTCCACCTCGAAATCGGCCTCTGTTCCGACGTCAGGCTTCAAGGCCGTCTCATCGTTGATAATCTTCTTATGATCATATTCGGATCCCTTGAGCGTATCCACCTGTGTCGAGTTGGACGCCACAACGGTGGTGTCTCCTTGCGACGAGACAGATCTGGACATGTCCTCTGAGTCGACTGAATTCTGTCGCGATCGATGGTTCAGCGGCACAGCCAAGAAGCCGGCACCATCGCCAGATTTTGATGTGACGGGACTCGAGACATTGTGAGGGCTTGTTGGTCGGCTATCCTTGTCGAAAGACATTGAAGTATTCAATTCGAGTTGTCGAGTATCAGTCGTCGTGGGACTAACAGCGTCGTCTGGAGAGATGGGCGAGTTGGGGCGCTCCTGGTTATTAGGGTTGACAGCTGTAGTGTCGATGGTGATTGTAGGGCTATTAAAGGTCAGCCGAGTCTCAACGGGAGGCCTGTTGACGTACGCGCGACGCCTCATGGGCGGATTCGACTCATCTGCCATGGCGACGGGGCTATGCAGATTCCGTATAGATGAAGGAAAGGCGTAGAGCCAAAGCGATGTAAGCCAAGGAAAGAATTCGCCTGGAGCGGCTCAAGTTGATTGATGATCAAGGCCTCGAGTGCATGGCCGATGAAggagagacgagacgagaaggagatgtGCGAAGTTGTTTTGGTTGAGGTGAGTGAGGCAGTGCAAATGGTTCCGCCACTGATTGGCTGGTGGAGACGGGAGCACGGGCAAGTGTTACTCTAGCAGGGACCAGGCGCTACCGAAGTCCTTGCCGGGGCTGATTGGTGATGCAGTGAGTTCCTACGGACCATAAGCGCTGGATGCTCAAGTTGTGCATAAActatggagaagaagcaccGGTGCGTCCGTCCGAAGCGGCCTCTTGACGTTGAGTACAGTCCAGAGCAGAGGCTGAGTACATTCAGCAGGTGAGCACAAGCTGTGTGTCAATTCAGGAGATCTGGATGCAAAGCCAAGGCACTAAACGCGGCCCCTTGCTGGTCGTTAGTGGCATGACTTGGCGCCGAGACCGCTCAACGTCGTGGAACATTGAAtcggtgatggtgtcaaTGGATTATTCGTACGTATTCTACGTATTCTTTCTGCGAGCGAACACGCACTGAATCCATAAGCTTGACGTCTAACAGGCGCTCACCCCTATTGACAACGGAGAACGGAGAACGAGATTCCATAGCTAATCTCAACCCCGGCTTCTATACCAGGGAATTCGACAAACTCATCAAACTAGCCCTCACCCCGGTCTAGCCGCGGCTTGCGTACTCGCCGGCTGATGAGCTTATTTGTCACTGTGTCCGGGGACGCGTTTACTCGCAATGGCATCTCTGCACATATTATCGGGGATGCCATGCTTTGACGAGACGAGGATACTGGTTATGCGAGCTCCGTCAGGAGTTGAAGCAAGGATTCATCCTTGACGATCCATTCGAAATCCACTGCGGCGATATTGGTACCCCACCGACCggggccaaggccaagctttCACGGGATGCACACTCTATCTTGTCTGCCCCTGTTGCAGCCGACTCGGTCGACCGACACAAAGTCAGTTTCACCAGAGCCAACCTGGTGCGAGGGGTGACAAATGTCCTCGAGGCTGAGTCGCGCAGACTTGCCACAACAGGACCTCCCGCGGCTGGCATTGAACCAAATTGCCGGAGATGCCCAGCGTCGATCATGAACAAACTGAGACATTGCCCCTTGGACGTGACTTGGCAGGCCGAGACCGATCCACCACGGCAGCGGCTCAACTGTTTTCCGCGACCAGCCAGCTGAGGCTGGAGGCCTGGATCTCAACAGAATCTGTGGCGGTGCACAGCCTCATGGAACGTATCGAGAGGCAGCCAGATGTTGTACACGTTGCTTCGAAGTTCGGGGCATTTACTCAAACAGAGACAAAGCATCGTCATGATTCTTCACGTGTCGTCGAAAAAGAGTTGTCCAAGTTCTGGGCAACGCGACCACTCAGTCGACTGACCAATCAACGTTGGCCCTTTCTTACCAGGCATCTTTCTGCAGCAAGGGTCATTAGCGGTATCATGGTCAACATTCAAGTTATTCACCGCTAGCCCGAACGGTGTGCCAGATCGAGCAACCAAATGGTGGCTCAGCTGTAAAGGTTTTCGATATGACGAGTTGACTATGGAGTGCCTCGAGGCCTCGATGGAGTCTCGGCTACATCCCGTGAGGCTGCCTCATCCCCGCGTGACGACTACCTGTCAAGTCGAGCTGAGTTGTCACCGCTCCTAGTTAGCATGTGGCCAACAAGTGAGGAGCCGAGGTGAAGCTACGTCTAAGCCACCTCCAACATTGAGCTCATCACGATGGCAGCTCAGCTTGACAGGTAGAGCTCCAAGCCACAAACGTACACCAACTCTGTGGCGATCTCTGATATTGAAACCAGATGATCAAGACTTGTACTGCTGGCCATCTAAGCCTCGACACGGAGGTTACCTCTTCCGGTCTCGCGATGTTCAAGTTGTATTGAGTCAGGTAATGCGTGGACGAGTCAGTCTGAGGCATTGTCAGACTAGCCGGATAATCTGCTAGTTCTCAGGATACGCATACGCGATGCTGTTGACCTACGGCACAGCTCAGAGTCCAACACCAATAATCTTACGTGTGTGAACATCACGATTCCAAATAACACAACCTCAAACCAACGCATCGCCCTCCACGCGACAAAAGGACATGGCATCCCATCCCTCACCGTCAAATACGTCCAACCGATTCTGTCGACCCCCAACTCCACCACCGTGGCTGTGTtatcatccatccaatcGGCATCAATCCTGGTTATGATATTGCGACTGTGAAATATTGAAATTTGCGCCCGACCTAATCCGACGGTTGTGACAGATGCAATACCCTGCTTCGGGAAGTTGGGCAAGACCCGGTAAAGTTGAGGCTATGCTCGTGGGGTTAACATGCCGTGATCGTCCACATTCCGAATCATACGACGGTAACCGGGATACCAGATAGGCACAGAGAGAGCGTGGAGGCACAGACAAGGCAAACTCAGAAAACACTTAGACAGGACCGATAGGTGCCAGGCAACATGAAGCATCAGGCCGAGACACGCCGAGACAAAACAATAACTTTTAGACTCCTACTCATCCTCTACCAAGATCAAGCTTTCGTACGGGAACCATGTCCTCAGCACCCTCCTGGTCCTTTGGCGAGATGTTAAAGAATGGTGCAACCCCATGTCTCAATACCCCCTTCCAGAACCCAGAGACGATATCCTTGAGGTCACCCCCAGTCTGCTTAAAGTCAGGGAACGCATTCACCTCGAGCAACCAAGCAGTTCCCTTGGCATCCACAAGAAAGTCAAGACCAAACACTTCAAAAGCGTTTGGCAGTGTTTGAAAGTGGATGggcatggccttggctgccgccTCAAAGACCTCGCCGGTCACATCGCAGATCTGAGTAAAGATGTCATCCCGTGTCTCCTTTGACAGGGGCAGATCCCAGAAACGACGGACGGTGTTTTCGTTGGGCGAGTCCTGGAGACATGTGTTTGTGAGGAACGACTCAATATCTTCCGGGGCATCTGCCGGTGCAGTGTACGGCTTGCCAGCAAACAGGGCCAGCATGTGCTTGTACACCCAGACGTTGAGGCTTCCAGTGCACATGACATAAGTTCGAATGTGAAACTTGCGGCTCTCGCCTTCGACCAAAAGGGGCGGGTGAATATAGGGCTGTGCAACAAAGTGGCGTAGATGAGAGGTCATGATaccgtcgccgtcgtcgtcatcatctgcCTCGGGCTCATCGTCAGTGTCAGGCTGATCTTCTTCCCAGGCATCAAATATGGCTTGGAGCTCATCCATAGAGCTAAAGAGTCGAATGCCCTGGCCTCGGTCACTCATTCCTGGCTTCAGGATCCACCATTCCTTGTCGTcaggcttctcctcgttCCGTTCCATGCTCTCCCGGAGGTCAAACGCCTCCACCAGAGCATCGTCTAGAAACTCGGCAAAGTCAACCTCAAACGCCTCACTTCGCTTGACGTGTTGCTTGAGGATAGACGATGGGTTCTTGGCAATCCAGTGATCCACGGTTGTCGATAGGTAGTGCTTTCGGATAAGAGCCTTTCGAATCATGTagctgttgatgagagaCGTCTTTTCGTGGCTGGCAGCGTACTCAAAGTCAATAGACTCGTAGGCAGTGATCTGGAGAACCTTTTCATCGCCAAACTCTGCGAGGGACGACTGTTCTTTAGTGGTCACGTCCAAGATGCCAGGGAACAGAGATTCGATGGCGGACAGAATGAGAGGCTGCACATAAGAATCCTCGTAAGAAACGATGGCTTGAACCGCACTCTTTGGCCGAATGGCCACCTCTGAACCTGAACTGCCCACGGTAAGGACTATTGTCTAGATACATTTCCTTCCAACTTACAGTTCTAGCTCCTTCTGGTTGGACTCTTCAGAATCATGCATaaagttggccttgagggcggTGACACTGACATTGTTAGCTTGTGATGGACTCGGGGTTAGCAACATACCTTGTCAGTCCCTCTTTGACAGCCCATCCGTCGTTGCCTGGCTTGGACTCTTCCACACTCTTGTAAACATCTGTAAACCTGGGTGCCCATTTAAAGTGCTTGTGGACATGTCCTTTGCGGGCAGATGACCCAGCATCGTCCACTTCTCCTTGAATACCCTCTCGTattctctcctcctcctcatttTCGTCCCCGGCTTCACCCTCAATCTCCTGGAAGCAGCCACCTTCTCTCCAGTAGTTCTGCAGCATGTTTGTCCAGATGGCCTTTTTGTTTTCGAGACCTTCCACAAGAGGCACGTTGACGCTGTAGAGATCTGCACTGCCGTCCGTAGGCCACTGCTTGTACAGAGCCTCGATAACCTTGACACTGCGTCGGCAAGCTGCCTCAATGATGACGGGGTCGTGGTTTCGGGAGAAAAAGGCAAAGCTCAGTGCAATGGCCTTTTTCTGGCAAACAGCAGCCTCGAGTGCAGCTCCAAGAGTTCCCGAGCTCAAGGCAAAGACGGCCGTGGTGTTTCTGCCATAGTTGGGTCCGCTGACAACAAGGTCGATCGGTCCTCGGTCCTGGAAGAAGTGGTGAAGGCCAATCTGGACGCACGAAGCAGGCGTTCCGTCAACCAGAATCCACTCCTCGACATCTCCCGAAGGTgaaggacgatgatgagtAGTGCCCTCAGAATCTTCACCGTGGATGACAGACGAAGGACGGTAATACAGAGGCTTGAGGGTCTGGCCGATCATGTGGGCCTTGCCAATCCATGACCGTTGAGTATGAGGCAGACAGACCGAGACGGTGTGGCCGGCTCCCTTGAGCTGCTGAATGAGGCAGCTCACGTAGGGAGAGGCGTGAGATGAGGGAGGACCATCGTCGTTGGTGACTAGAATGTGCATC
This window encodes:
- a CDS encoding SurE domain-containing protein, yielding MHILVTNDDGPPSSHASPYVSCLIQQLKGAGHTVSVCLPHTQRSWIGKAHMIGQTLKPLYYRPSSVIHGEDSEGTTHHRPSPSGDVEEWILVDGTPASCVQIGLHHFFQDRGPIDLVVSGPNYGRNTTAVFALSSGTLGAALEAAVCQKKAIALSFAFFSRNHDPVIIEAACRRSVKVIEALYKQWPTDGSADLYSVNVPLVEGLENKKAIWTNMLQNYWREGGCFQEIEGEAGDENEEEERIREGIQGEVDDAGSSARKGHVHKHFKWAPRFTDVYKSVEESKPGNDGWAVKEGLTSVTALKANFMHDSEESNQKELELSGSEVAIRPKSAVQAIVSYEDSYVQPLILSAIESLFPGILDVTTKEQSSLAEFGDEKVLQITAYESIDFEYAASHEKTSLINSYMIRKALIRKHYLSTTVDHWIAKNPSSILKQHVKRSEAFEVDFAEFLDDALVEAFDLRESMERNEEKPDDKEWWILKPGMSDRGQGIRLFSSMDELQAIFDAWEEDQPDTDDEPEADDDDDGDGIMTSHLRHFVAQPYIHPPLLVEGESRKFHIRTYVMCTGSLNVWVYKHMLALFAGKPYTAPADAPEDIESFLTNTCLQDSPNENTVRRFWDLPLSKETRDDIFTQICDVTGEVFEAAAKAMPIHFQTLPNAFEVFGLDFLVDAKGTAWLLEVNAFPDFKQTGGDLKDIVSGFWKGVLRHGVAPFFNISPKDQEGAEDMVPVRKLDLGRG